One Trichoderma asperellum chromosome 5, complete sequence genomic region harbors:
- a CDS encoding uncharacterized protein (EggNog:ENOG41), producing the protein MARTKDDAKAASNDASVDITHQATEDAGVKKTPGRGRGRPKGTTSKSPTKPYVPTGKPRGRPKGSFKKGGEAKAKTPKKPLPPLAPGEKRGRGRPRKSDVAQIQEDDQAATAESEANVEAEAEDDVASNQPGIGGGPGGL; encoded by the exons ATGGCGCGCACCAAGGACGACGCTAAGGCGGCGAGCAACGACGCATCTGTAGACATCACCCACCAAGCCACCGAAGATGCTGGCGTAAAGAAGACGCCGGGTCGCGGCCGCGGCCGGCCAAAGGGCACAACGTCAAAATCCCCCACAAAGCCCTACGTGCCCACCGGCAAGCCCCGGGGAAGGCCCAAGGGCAGCTTCAAGAAGGGAGGcgaggcaaaggcaaagacgCCCAAGAAACCATTGCCGCCATTGGCGCCGGGCGAGAAGCGTGGACGAGGCAGGCCGCGCAAGTCGGATGTTGCGCAGATCCAGGAGGACGATCAGGCAGCGACGGCAGAGTCCGAGGCCAACgttgaggctgaggccgagGACGACGTTGCCAGTAATCAGCCAGGCATCGGTG GAGGACCAGGTGGACTATGA
- a CDS encoding uncharacterized protein (EggNog:ENOG41) has protein sequence MARTKDDAKAASNDASVDITHQATEDAGVKKTPGRGRGRPKGTTSKSPTKPYVPTGKPRGRPKGSFKKGGEAKAKTPKKPLPPLAPGEKRGRGRPRKSDVAQIQEDDQAATAESEANVEAEAEDDVASNQPGIGGKSNRRQRKST, from the coding sequence ATGGCGCGCACCAAGGACGACGCTAAGGCGGCGAGCAACGACGCATCTGTAGACATCACCCACCAAGCCACCGAAGATGCTGGCGTAAAGAAGACGCCGGGTCGCGGCCGCGGCCGGCCAAAGGGCACAACGTCAAAATCCCCCACAAAGCCCTACGTGCCCACCGGCAAGCCCCGGGGAAGGCCCAAGGGCAGCTTCAAGAAGGGAGGcgaggcaaaggcaaagacgCCCAAGAAACCATTGCCGCCATTGGCGCCGGGCGAGAAGCGTGGACGAGGCAGGCCGCGCAAGTCGGATGTTGCGCAGATCCAGGAGGACGATCAGGCAGCGACGGCAGAGTCCGAGGCCAACgttgaggctgaggccgagGACGACGTTGCCAGTAATCAGCCAGGCATCGGTGGTAAGTCCAACCGTCGCCAACGCAAAAGCACATAA
- a CDS encoding uncharacterized protein (EggNog:ENOG41) gives MALDDRFMPSPSPAPEVRFMASSASTPSLRSRDVDVATMPTMSRMDRGGNVKVVVRLRAFLERDLERNAPCLVDMDPVSQITTLRAPEPEDARPSSPTKSRKVTGDKSFAFDNSFWSHDPEDKDYANQEDIYNSLGEEFLDHNFEGYHTCIFAYGQTGSGKSYTMMGTPENPGLIPRTCEDLFERIEAAHNENSNVAYNVRVSYFEVYNEHVRDLLVPVVPNTAPNYLKIRESPTEGPYVKDLTEVPVRNIHEIMRYMKVGDASRTVASTKMNDTSSRSHAVFTIMLKQIHHDMETDETTERSSRIRLVDLAGSERAKTTEATGARLREGSNINKSLATLGRVIAALAGPPKQLRSGKRKDVVPYRDSILTWLLKDSLGGNSKTAMIACIAPSDYEETLSTLRYADQAKRIRTRAKVNQDHITSAERDAQIAAMAQEIRMLQLSVSDSRQREKNAQEAEERLEEYQISVSAMQRMMEERSMVAESKIKKLQTENEALKLHLKLAIESLKNPIPSVPLESKESSDDEDYDYDSESTAADDELQQEMERYLQDMGNLRKLIGGDLSRFKDTDSVRMPLGG, from the exons ATGGCTCTCGACGACAGATTTATGCCTTCGCCGTCGCCGGCCCCCGAGGTCCGCTTCATGGCATCCTCGGCCTCGACTCCTTCGCTGCGGTCGCGGGATGTCGATGTCGCTACTATGCCCACCATGTCGAGAATGGATCGCGGCGGCAACGTCAAGGTTGTTGTCCGGCTCCGGGCCTTTCTAGAACGAG ATCTTGAACGAAATGCGCCATGCCTCGTTGACATGGATCCCGTCTCCCAGATCACCACCCTCAGAGCCCCCGAGCCGGAAGATGCTCGCCCTTCGAGCCCGACCAAATCCCGGAAAGTCACCGGCGACAAGAGCTTCGCCTTTGACAACTCCTTCTGGAGTCACGACCCCGAGGACAAGGACTATGCCAACCAAGAAGACATCTACAACAGCCTCGGCGAAGAGTTCCTCGACCACAATTTCGAGGGCTACCATACTTGCATCTTTGCCTACGGCCAGACCGGCTCCGGAAAGAGCTACACCATGATGGGAACGCCCGAGAACCCCGGGCTGATTCCTCGAACCTGCGAGGATCTATTCGAGCGCATCGAAGCCGCCCACAACGAAAACTCCAACGTCGCTTACAACGTCCGGGTCTCCTATTTCGAGGTCTACAACGAGCATGTCAGAGACCTCTTGGTGCCCGTCGTCCCCAACACTGCCCCCAACTATCTCAAGATCCGCGAATCGCCCACCGAAGGACCATACGTCAAGGATCTCACCGAGGTGCCTGTACGAAACATTCACGAGATTATGCGATACATGAAGGTGGGCGACGCATCCCGCACCGTGGCCAGCACCAAGATGAACGACACCAGCAGCCGAAGCCACGCCGTCTTCACCATTATGCTGAAGCAGATCCACCACGACATGGAAACGGATGAGACCACGGAACGCAGCTCTCGCATTCGTCTGGTTGATCTGGCAGGTAGCGAGAGGGCGAAAACAACCGAGGCTACGGGAGCCCGGCTTCGCGAGGGTAGCAACATCAACAAGTCTCTCGCCACCCTTGGCCGGGTCATTGCGGCGCTGGCAGGCCCTCCCAAGCAGCTGCGGTCAGGCAAGAGAAAGGATGTGGTGCCCTATCGAGATTCCATCTTAACGTGGCTGCTCAAAGACTCCCTCGGCGGCAACAGCAAGACTGCCATGATCGCCTGCATTGCTCCTTCGGATTATGAGGAAACGCTCTCGACACTTCGTTACGCCGATCAAGCCAAACGCATTCGCACCCGCGCCAAGGTCAACCAAGACCATATCACATCCGCCGAGCGCGATGCTCAGATTGCTGCCATGGCGCAAGAAATTCGAATGCTGCAGCTATCCGTCTCGGACTCCCGCCAGCGCGAAAAGAATGCtcaagaggctgaagagcgcCTGGAAGAGTACCAGATAAGTGTCAGCGCCATGCAGCGCATGATGGAAGAACGCAGCATGGTTGCCGAGAGCAAAATCAAGAAGCTGCAAACGGAGAACGAGGCCCTCAAGCTGCATCTCAAGCTGGCTATTGAGAGTCTCAAGAACCCCATCCCGTCGGTTCCCCTCGAGAGCAAGGAGTCTTCAGATGATGAGGATTACGACTACGACTCGGAGAGTACGGCAGCAGATGACGAACTTCAACAGGAGATGGAGCGCTACTTGCAGGACATGGGCAACCTCCGGAAGCTTATTGGCGGCGACCTCTCTAGATTCAAGGACACGGACAGCGTGCGTATGCCTCTTGGCGGCTAA